CCACTATTAATTTTTTATTTTCAACAAGATTTACCATATTATCATGGTTTATATTATTTGCATTTAATAAATAATTAAGAGTTTCTTTATCAGCAATTTGATATATTGTGTTTTTCATATAAAATTCATCAAAATAATAGTGGTCATTCCCTTTTTTCCAAATAGACCCTACAACAGTTCCATCTCTAATATCACTTACTTTTTCCCAATTATCCTTTTTATCTAAATAATATATTATTGTATTTTTTGAAGTTAATATATGTCCTGTATTTTTTCCCTTAAACCACACATCATAAGTATCAAAATAATAGATATTTTTATCATCAGTAAAAACATTAGGTGTAAGTTCCTCTATATTTCCAGAAAAAATATTATCTCCTATTCTTTCTTGTTTTTTCTTTTGAGCGTTGTAAAAATAAATTCCATCTTTGGCAATAAAAAATAAATCATAGAGATGATTTCCTCCATTTCCTAAAACTTTATAAGGTGCTTTTTCTCTATCAAAAGAATAATCTTCTATAAAAACATAACCATTTGCTTCATCATAAAGAACCCTATTTCCTTGTTTAGTTGAAACAATTTTTAATTCACCACTATTTTTAATAGGTAAAAGTTTTGACTGATAATAAACATTTTCTTTATCAACAAAGTATTCAGTATATCCATCAACACTTTTCAAAGTATTCAAATCTGCATTTCCTAAAATTTCTCCCTTATAATATACTTTTTTTCCATCTGTTGCAAAGGAAAACATATTTTTGACTGCTCTCAATTTTTTATTCGTTTCTACTTTTTTATATGGATAAATATAAGTTTGAGGTTTCTTATTTTTAGAAAAAACATTTATTGTT
This Fusobacterium animalis 7_1 DNA region includes the following protein-coding sequences:
- a CDS encoding DKNYY domain-containing protein, whose product is MRIKDFDENLKFKKKRTSNFSFIIKIVLIIFVMFMLFFIFFINFSPNEKDVNSFEIETNGEKYGKSEFIKYNGKVYVLVWGNGMYTLNNVDIDTFRAISSEDFYSKVVGLDKNHVYFGNITIPDLDPNKFYIIGNGYYSDGTNTYYCSPVSERNKDLSIISELFQITINVFSKNKKPQTYIYPYKKVETNKKLRAVKNMFSFATDGKKVYYKGEILGNADLNTLKSVDGYTEYFVDKENVYYQSKLLPIKNSGELKIVSTKQGNRVLYDEANGYVFIEDYSFDREKAPYKVLGNGGNHLYDLFFIAKDGIYFYNAQKKKQERIGDNIFSGNIEELTPNVFTDDKNIYYFDTYDVWFKGKNTGHILTSKNTIIYYLDKKDNWEKVSDIRDGTVVGSIWKKGNDHYYFDEFYMKNTIYQIADKETLNYLLNANNINHDNMVNLVENKKLIVVNGEEKIRATTELSGVYRFVIKYSKIFIFILIAIGGIFRLYKNSKKNKKITEIIKK